Within the bacterium genome, the region CCTCGGGACAGCTCGAGATCGCCGCGCCCATGCCCGGCACGCTGATCGGCTACCTCGTCAAGGAAGGCGACGATGTCGTCGAGGGCCAGCCCGTTGTCGTGCTGGAGGCGATGAAGATGGAAAATCAGCTTCAAGCGCCCAAGGGCGGCAAGGTCGCCGAACTCGGCCCCAAACCGGGCTCCGCGGTGAAACGCGGCCAGCGCCTGCTGGTGATTGAATAGGCCGGAGGGCTGGAAGGCTGGAAGGCTGGAAGGCTGGAAGGCTGGAAGGCTGGAAGGCTGGAAGGCTGGAAGGCTGGAAGGCTGGAAGGCTGGAAGGCTGGAAGGCTGGAAGGCCATCGTAACCGCACAGGCGTTGGTCAACTGTCCATAATGTCCATGATGTCCATCCTGCCCAATGCCGCGCCTCTTGCGTCGGCATAACCCGAAAACCGCTTTGCGTGTCAAAATTCAGGTGGCCGAAGATACGTGCCGATACGTTGGTTGCGGCCAACGATTCCGCACCATGCGCGTCCGGCGAGTGTCGATCGTATCTACTTGAAATAATTACGGTTTTTTCATGACAGGAAATATACAAAATCGGTCGTTTTTCCGACCAAAACGCTTGCCGCTCCCTTTCGGCGGGGCTATGTTTATGCAGTCATGAAGCGCGTATTTGCCATATTCCTTCTCGCCGTCGCCGTCGCCGTTTCGCCGGCTCTCGCTTACGCGGACGAACCGGCGCCGCACACGACCGTCGCCTGGTCCACGGCGAACGGCGCTTTTGACGGGCTGCTGACGGCGGCGCCCCTGCGGTTTTCCGGCGCGATCATCGATCTGCGTTCGGCGCTCTACGCCATCACGATGACGCCCGATCCTACCGGTGCGTGGACGCTGCTGCATCTGCCCGCGACGCTCGTCGATGAGAGCCCGACCGCGCCGTACACGACCTTCAATGCCCCCCGCGGCGCTTCGGTGACGCACATCGGCGATCACCCGATCCGCGGCGGCGTCCGCATGAGCGCCGATCCGCAGAAATCGTTGCTTTCGACCTTCGAGGGCGACGATCTGGACCGCGTCGCGCAGTCGCAGGACGAGTTCGACGTGACGCCGATGATCGACAGTCCCTTCGAGTGGGACCCGTCGCTCACGAGCCTTTATCTGAACGTTTCGTTCTGATCCGCCCGCCGCGCGCGCAGTAAGCGGCAGCGGTCGCCAATAACCGTTCGCGCATTTCCGGCGATCCGCTTCCGGCCCCGCCGCCCTTGTTTTCATGCGTTGAAAAATACGAATATCCCTCGCAAATTCGCTGAAGGCGTGTGGCGAATGAACACCGATGGAGGACGTATCAATGACGATCAGAGCGCTTTTTTCGGTCTTACTTGTTTGCGTCTTATTCGTGGCCGCGACCGCGACGATTGGCTGCGGTTGCGGCGACGACGACGATGACGATGATGACGACGACGCCGGTGACGACGACGCCGCGGGCGACGACGACGACGCCGATGATGACGACGACGCCGATGATGATGATGACGATGATGACGATGATGACGACGACACCGGCGGCGATGACGACGACGATGACGACGATGATGATGACGATGATCTACCCGGCACGGAGACCTTTGCTGAGGATTTCGAGGACGACACCGTCGGCAACGACCCCGGCGCGCCGTGGACGGTCGTCGAGGACGGCGACGCGAACGCGGAAATCATCTCGCTCGTTTCCAAGGCCGAATCGGGCCATGCGGTCCAACTGAGCGCGGGCGACGATCTTTCCTTCACATTCATGGACACGGA harbors:
- a CDS encoding acetyl-CoA carboxylase biotin carboxyl carrier protein subunit, producing the protein MPGTLIGYLVKEGDDVVEGQPVVVLEAMKMENQLQAPKGGKVAELGPKPGSAVKRGQRLLVIE